A single Zootoca vivipara chromosome 1, rZooViv1.1, whole genome shotgun sequence DNA region contains:
- the SIVA1 gene encoding apoptosis regulatory protein Siva, translated as MPKRSCPFGDSSPVQLKTRVRLRELSQGVQGERYRREIFEKTKQLLFRGAQAYMDNTWNGSTAGAHSPELLAGRPEVCSRLSCSGQMLIGQDGKLIQPCARETALPECVSTACSSCIRTVDVKETCSQCDRHICQNCSKLCSCCHVVACSLCSVTESDDIGERILCNGCSMFED; from the exons ATGCCGAAGCGCTCCTGCCCGTTCGGGGACTCTTCCCCGGTGCAGCTGAAGACCCGCgtgaggctgagggagctgagCCAGGGCGTCCAGGGCGAGCGCTACCGCCGCGAGATCTTCg AGAAAACAAAGCAACTGCTCTTCAGGGGTGCCCAGGCATACATGGATAACACATGGAATGGCAGCACGGCGGGAGCACACTCTCCAGAGCTGCTTGCAGGCAGACCAGAAGTTTGCTCTCGGCTTAGTTGCAGTGGACAAATGTTAATTGGGCAGGATGGAAAACTTATACAGCCCTGTGCAAGAGAAACAG CTCTGCCGGAATGCGTTTCCACGGCCTGCTCCTCGTGCATAAGAACAGTTGACGTCAAAGAAACTTGCTCTCAGTGCGATCGGCACATATGCCAGAATTGCAGTAAACTCTGCAGCTGTTGCCATGTAGTTGCTTGCTCCTTGTGTTCTGTTACAGA GTCCGATGACATTGGCGAGCGAATACTTTGCAATGGCTGCTCCATGTTTGAAGACTAA